A DNA window from Enterobacter cloacae subsp. cloacae ATCC 13047 contains the following coding sequences:
- a CDS encoding PTS cellobiose transporter subunit IIC: protein MSANHAAFNLIFRFVENYVSPIAGRISSQRHVMAIRDGFISAMPFMIVGSFLLVFAYPPFSPDTTWGFARAWLDMAKQFEGQILTPFDMTMGIMSIYICAAIAYNLGKHYVKSHQLDPFMCAMLSLMAFLLVAAPKTKGTLPVDSLGGTGIFTAILVAIYCVEMMRFLKAHNIGIRLPDQVPPMIKNSFDLLIPVLVVVLTLYPLSLLIQSQFGMLIPQAIMSIFKPLVSAADSLPAILLAVLIGHLLWFAGIHGAAIVSGMLQMFWLTNLGANQTALAASQPLPHIFMEAFWTFFIVIGGSGATMGLVFCYLRSRSAHLRSIGRLSVVPSIFNINEPVIFGTPIVMNPVFFIPFLLAPMVNAVLAWAAMKFDLISRVISVVPWTAPAPVGAAWALGWDFRAAILVVVLACVSAIIYFPFFKVYEKQLLEQEAEEAQRNAEAENQQVA from the coding sequence ATGTCTGCCAACCATGCTGCGTTTAATCTGATATTCCGTTTCGTTGAAAATTACGTCAGTCCCATTGCCGGGCGGATCTCTTCCCAGCGTCATGTTATGGCTATCCGCGACGGGTTTATCTCCGCGATGCCCTTCATGATTGTCGGTTCATTTTTGTTAGTGTTTGCTTACCCACCGTTTTCGCCAGACACCACCTGGGGCTTCGCGCGCGCCTGGCTGGACATGGCAAAGCAATTTGAAGGCCAGATTCTCACGCCGTTCGATATGACGATGGGCATTATGTCCATTTATATTTGTGCGGCCATAGCCTATAACCTCGGCAAACACTATGTGAAATCGCATCAGTTAGATCCGTTCATGTGCGCCATGCTGTCGCTGATGGCGTTTCTGTTGGTGGCTGCACCTAAGACCAAAGGCACGCTGCCCGTAGACAGCCTGGGAGGCACGGGGATCTTTACTGCGATTCTGGTAGCAATCTACTGCGTTGAGATGATGCGTTTCCTCAAAGCGCACAATATCGGTATCCGTCTGCCGGACCAGGTTCCTCCGATGATCAAAAACTCCTTTGATCTGCTGATCCCGGTGCTGGTGGTTGTACTGACGCTCTATCCGCTGAGTTTGTTGATTCAGTCTCAGTTTGGCATGCTGATCCCGCAGGCCATTATGTCAATCTTCAAACCGCTGGTTTCCGCTGCGGATTCTCTGCCTGCCATCCTACTGGCGGTGTTGATTGGTCATTTACTGTGGTTCGCAGGGATCCACGGGGCGGCAATTGTCTCCGGGATGCTGCAGATGTTCTGGCTGACCAATCTCGGGGCTAACCAGACCGCCCTTGCGGCAAGCCAGCCTCTTCCCCATATCTTTATGGAAGCGTTCTGGACGTTCTTTATCGTGATTGGGGGCTCGGGCGCGACAATGGGGCTGGTGTTCTGCTACCTGCGCAGCCGTTCAGCGCACCTGCGCTCCATCGGGCGTCTGAGCGTGGTGCCGAGCATCTTTAACATCAACGAACCGGTCATTTTTGGTACGCCGATCGTCATGAACCCGGTGTTCTTTATTCCGTTCCTGCTGGCGCCGATGGTCAACGCCGTGCTGGCCTGGGCGGCAATGAAGTTTGATCTGATTAGCCGCGTTATCTCTGTTGTTCCATGGACAGCACCCGCGCCTGTGGGCGCCGCATGGGCGCTGGGCTGGGATTTCCGCGCGGCCATTCTGGTAGTGGTGCTTGCGTGTGTCTCCGCCATCATCTACTTCCCGTTCTTTAAAGTGTACGAGAAGCAACTGCTGGAGCAGGAAGCGGAAGAAGCGCAGCGTAATGCGGAAGCGGAAAATCAGCAGGTGGCCTAG
- the fhuF gene encoding siderophore-iron reductase FhuF codes for MATHTVQTVEPLLWRARLTTGDSSLAEAIREKIAATRAHLLDFIKLDEPHPHHAMTLAQWQQPAKRQSLLATYSDHIYRNQPTLTRENKPLLSLWAQWYIGLMAPPLMLALLTQETMLDLSPEYFHVEFHETGRAACFWIDLHEDPTAMHLSATQRMERLVTRALMPVVNALEETGEINGKLIWSNTGYLIHWYLTEMKPLLGDEKVDALRQSLFFTKQLADGRDNPLFRTVVPRDGLLVRRTCCQRYRLPDVQQCGDCTLK; via the coding sequence ATGGCCACTCATACCGTACAGACTGTTGAACCCCTCCTCTGGCGAGCCCGTCTCACCACGGGAGACTCTTCGCTTGCGGAAGCCATACGCGAAAAGATAGCGGCAACCCGTGCCCATCTGCTGGACTTTATCAAACTGGATGAGCCGCATCCGCACCACGCGATGACGCTGGCACAGTGGCAGCAGCCGGCAAAACGCCAGTCGCTGCTGGCAACCTATTCTGACCATATCTATCGCAATCAACCCACCCTTACGCGGGAAAATAAGCCCCTGCTCTCTCTCTGGGCGCAATGGTATATCGGCCTGATGGCGCCTCCGCTTATGCTGGCATTGCTCACCCAGGAGACCATGCTGGATCTCTCCCCGGAGTATTTTCACGTTGAGTTCCACGAGACGGGGCGTGCGGCCTGCTTCTGGATCGATCTTCACGAAGACCCAACGGCCATGCATCTTTCTGCCACGCAGCGGATGGAGCGGCTCGTGACCCGCGCCCTGATGCCGGTGGTGAATGCTCTGGAAGAGACAGGTGAGATCAACGGGAAGCTTATCTGGAGTAATACCGGCTATTTAATCCACTGGTATTTGACGGAAATGAAGCCCCTGCTCGGTGATGAGAAGGTGGATGCCCTGCGTCAGTCCTTGTTCTTTACGAAACAGCTTGCGGATGGCCGCGATAACCCGTTATTCCGTACCGTGGTGCCACGTGACGGGCTTCTGGTGCGCCGCACCTGCTGCCAGCGCTATCGCCTGCCGGACGTTCAGCAGTGCGGGGATTGTACGCTGAAGTAG
- a CDS encoding DUF1435 domain-containing protein produces the protein MILVIIIDSKGQTMLNRVLGSGWGVLLPGAILGGLMFADLSIELWKAIIVSGLLMSSAMIWHKQLRHFVLLPSCVALVSGILVILMSLK, from the coding sequence ATGATATTGGTTATCATTATCGATTCGAAAGGGCAAACCATGTTGAACCGGGTGTTAGGAAGTGGTTGGGGGGTATTACTGCCGGGAGCCATCCTCGGCGGTCTGATGTTTGCCGATCTCTCCATTGAACTCTGGAAAGCCATCATCGTGTCAGGGTTGCTGATGTCCTCAGCCATGATCTGGCATAAGCAATTACGGCACTTTGTTTTGTTGCCATCATGCGTCGCGCTGGTCAGTGGAATTCTGGTGATACTGATGAGTTTGAAATAA